In one Lolium rigidum isolate FL_2022 chromosome 3, APGP_CSIRO_Lrig_0.1, whole genome shotgun sequence genomic region, the following are encoded:
- the LOC124700753 gene encoding fibroin heavy chain-like, translated as MDSPPLLPSKADLSLTLAPAAPSVGMAGAGAGAGAGDGGGAGSSSECVDGKDVRLFPCLFCNKKFLKSQALGGHQNAHKKERSIGWNPYFYMPSTSHHAHGNATAPAAGANSSSGPYGGAGAPNSPGAYSSAGAAVGSTASGVAGGGLPAHAYTMSSRAYAALPTTFPIASHSSYMVGSDRPPQQQQQHYAPPEGAAAAGELYSGLQASRFAAHNPQLYTSATASSGRALMSAADQPGAGRDELIDMLNWRRGCHGPTASAAATTPSPASTTTTLTTSGGNNGDAEEELDLNLSL; from the coding sequence atGGACTCGCCTCCTCTCCTGCCGTCCAAGGCCGACCTCTCGCTCACcctggcgccggcggcgccgtccGTAGGCATGGCTggagcgggagcgggagcagGAGCGGGAGATGGCGGCGGAGCCGGCTCCTCGTCCGAGTGCGTCGACGGCAAGGACGTGCGCCTCTTCCCCTGCCTCTTCTGCAACAAGAAGTTCCTCAAGTCGCAGGCGCTGGGCGGCCACCAGAACGCCCACAAGAAGGAGCGCAGCATCGGCTGGAACCCCTACTTCTACATGCCCTCCACGTCGCATCACGCCCACGGCAATGCCACGGCGCCGGCAGCAGGCGCCAACTCGTCGTCCGGGCCctacggcggcgccggcgcgcccaACTCGCCCGGGGCGTACAGCAGCGCTGGCGCCGCCGTGGGCTCTACCGCGTCCGGCGTGGCAGGTGGCGGCCTCCCGGCGCACGCGTACACGATGAGCAGCCGCGCCTACGCGGCCCTGCCGACGACGTTCCCCATCGCCTCCCACAGCTCCTACATGGTCGGCTCGGACCGGcccccgcagcagcagcagcagcactacGCGCCGCCGGAGGGCGCAGCCGCGGCCGGCGAGCTGTACAGCGGCCTGCAGGCGTCCCGCTTCGCGGCGCACAACCCGCAGCTGTACACGAGCGCCACGGCCAGCAGCGGGCGCGCGCTGATGAGCGCGGCGGACCAGCCGGGCGCGGGGCGGGACGAGCTGATCGACATGCTCAACTGGAGGCGGGGCTGCCACGGCCCCACGGCCTCCGcggccgccaccacgccgtcccccgccagcaccaccaccaccctcACGACCTCCGGCGGCAACAACGGCGAcgccgaggaggagctcgaccTCAACCTGAGCCTATGA